A part of Deinococcus detaillensis genomic DNA contains:
- a CDS encoding ABC transporter substrate-binding protein, with translation MLRSTLHRPALTLALLSGAALFGSASAATLVYGMGGDPVSLDTGTITDGNSSLAQSLVYDMLVRFKKGTSTIAPGLATRWSSNKDATEWTFYLRKNVTFSDGTPFNADAVVYNVNRWWDLAAPEGATAQSKTFTSWQFIFGGFKSDKNSFLKSVKADGPDKVVFTLNNSFAPFPEAMATTFFGIASPTAVKKAGAKYGTPAALPVGTGPFVMQSWQTGDRITLTTNKKHWGKKASYDNLVLRFIKDPSARLNELKAGTIDFTSDLNPDQLGAVKADSSLNEIIVPSFNVGTLSLNIRNQYLKNDKVRQAVSMAINKKAIVDAFWNGLGVSDASFLPPALNWAASKNVPDDYKYDPAAAKKLLADAGYPNGFSIDLWYMPVSRPYFPTPKPIAEAMAADLSAIGIKVNLKTEDWAKYLTDRNTAPGFDMYMIGWTGPYASPYNFYNTYYGEASPADTGYSNPKIFDLLGKAVASSNKAVSAKAYAQIAQITYEANIRLPIVHSRPLGAERSYVKGWQPGPSALTPFEDITIDGKK, from the coding sequence ATGCTCCGATCCACCTTGCACCGGCCCGCTTTGACCCTCGCCCTGCTCAGCGGCGCTGCTTTATTCGGCTCGGCCAGCGCGGCCACCCTCGTCTACGGCATGGGCGGCGATCCCGTGTCGCTCGACACCGGCACCATCACCGACGGCAATTCCTCGCTAGCCCAGTCACTGGTCTACGACATGTTGGTGCGTTTCAAAAAAGGCACCTCCACCATTGCGCCGGGGCTGGCAACCCGCTGGTCGTCCAACAAAGACGCCACCGAATGGACATTTTACCTGCGTAAGAATGTGACGTTTAGCGACGGCACCCCCTTCAACGCCGACGCGGTGGTCTACAACGTCAACCGTTGGTGGGACTTGGCCGCGCCGGAAGGGGCCACCGCCCAGAGCAAGACCTTTACTTCATGGCAGTTTATTTTTGGCGGCTTCAAAAGCGACAAAAACAGCTTCCTGAAAAGTGTCAAGGCTGACGGGCCCGACAAAGTGGTGTTCACGCTCAACAACTCGTTTGCGCCGTTTCCCGAAGCGATGGCCACCACCTTTTTCGGAATCGCCTCGCCGACCGCCGTGAAAAAAGCCGGAGCGAAGTACGGCACGCCCGCCGCCTTGCCAGTCGGCACCGGCCCATTTGTGATGCAGTCGTGGCAAACCGGCGACCGGATTACCCTGACGACCAACAAAAAGCACTGGGGCAAAAAAGCCAGCTACGACAACCTGGTGCTGCGCTTTATCAAAGACCCCAGCGCCCGCCTCAACGAACTCAAAGCCGGAACCATCGATTTCACCTCCGATCTCAATCCCGACCAGCTCGGCGCAGTGAAAGCCGATTCGTCGCTCAACGAAATCATCGTGCCTTCGTTTAATGTCGGCACCCTCAGCTTAAATATCCGCAACCAGTACCTCAAGAATGACAAGGTGCGGCAGGCCGTCAGCATGGCCATCAACAAAAAAGCCATCGTGGACGCTTTCTGGAACGGGCTGGGCGTCTCGGATGCCAGCTTCTTGCCCCCGGCTCTCAACTGGGCCGCCTCCAAAAATGTGCCGGACGACTACAAGTACGACCCCGCCGCCGCCAAGAAGTTGCTGGCCGACGCGGGCTACCCCAACGGCTTCAGCATCGATTTGTGGTACATGCCGGTGAGCCGCCCGTATTTCCCGACGCCCAAACCGATTGCCGAGGCGATGGCCGCCGACCTGAGTGCCATCGGCATCAAGGTCAACCTCAAAACCGAGGACTGGGCCAAATACCTCACCGACCGCAACACCGCTCCGGGCTTTGACATGTACATGATCGGCTGGACGGGGCCGTATGCCAGCCCGTACAACTTCTACAACACCTATTACGGTGAGGCCTCACCCGCCGACACCGGCTACTCCAATCCCAAGATATTCGACCTGCTCGGCAAAGCGGTGGCCAGCAGCAATAAAGCGGTCAGTGCCAAAGCCTACGCCCAGATTGCCCAGATCACTTATGAGGCCAATATCCGCTTGCCCATCGTGCATTCCCGCCCGCTGGGAGCCGAGCGCAGCTACGTCAAAGGCTGGCAGCCCGGCCCATCGGCGCTGACGCCGTTTGAAGATATTACGATCGACGGCAAGAAGTAA
- a CDS encoding M20 family metallopeptidase, with protein sequence MTQTQTPPNAIPPELKQQVTAWRRYLHQHPELSFQEHQTADYVEGELKKLPNLTLSRPTPTSILAVLKGAAGAGRTVLLRADMDALPIQEDTGLEFASQNPGVMHACGHDGHTAMLLGAATLLSASPETLRGEVRFIFQHAEELFPGGAQQVVDAGIMDGVDAVVGTHLMTPIPTGVIVLRDGPLLAASDVFNIRIEGKGGHAASPHETIDPVVIAAQIVLALQSVVSRQRDPLDPAVLSVTQINGGSAHNIIPGSVTMTGTVRTFDAELREKMPERMEKLIKGITEGYGASYTFDYENGYRAVINDPKITEMLREVTRETLGAEATLSEGRPIMGGEDFSAYLTKAPGTFIAIGAGGPGYAPHHHSKFTVDERALEHGVLLYVGAARRLTQAG encoded by the coding sequence ATGACCCAGACTCAGACCCCGCCCAACGCTATTCCCCCCGAACTCAAGCAGCAAGTCACAGCTTGGCGGCGCTACCTTCACCAGCACCCCGAACTGTCGTTTCAAGAACACCAGACCGCCGACTACGTGGAGGGCGAGTTAAAAAAGCTGCCTAACCTGACGCTGAGTCGCCCCACCCCGACCAGCATTCTGGCGGTGCTGAAAGGCGCGGCGGGAGCGGGGCGAACGGTGTTGCTGCGGGCCGACATGGACGCCTTGCCGATTCAGGAAGACACCGGCCTCGAATTTGCTTCCCAGAACCCCGGCGTGATGCACGCCTGCGGGCACGACGGCCACACCGCCATGCTGCTGGGCGCGGCCACACTGCTTTCGGCCAGTCCTGAAACGCTGCGCGGCGAAGTGCGCTTTATTTTCCAGCACGCCGAGGAGCTGTTTCCCGGCGGCGCTCAGCAAGTGGTCGACGCCGGAATCATGGACGGCGTGGACGCGGTGGTGGGCACCCATTTGATGACGCCGATTCCGACGGGCGTGATCGTGCTGCGCGACGGCCCGCTGCTGGCCGCTTCCGATGTTTTTAATATCCGCATCGAAGGCAAAGGTGGACACGCCGCCAGCCCCCACGAAACCATTGACCCGGTGGTGATTGCTGCCCAGATCGTGCTGGCTCTGCAAAGTGTGGTTTCTCGCCAGCGCGACCCCCTCGACCCCGCCGTGCTGAGCGTGACCCAGATCAACGGCGGCAGCGCCCACAACATCATTCCCGGCAGCGTGACCATGACCGGCACCGTCAGGACGTTCGACGCCGAGCTGCGCGAAAAAATGCCGGAGCGCATGGAAAAACTCATCAAGGGAATCACTGAGGGGTACGGAGCGAGCTACACCTTCGATTACGAAAACGGCTACCGCGCCGTCATCAACGACCCCAAAATTACCGAAATGCTGCGCGAGGTGACCCGCGAAACGCTCGGCGCTGAGGCGACACTCTCGGAAGGCAGGCCGATCATGGGCGGTGAGGATTTCAGCGCTTACCTGACCAAAGCGCCCGGCACTTTCATTGCCATCGGTGCGGGTGGCCCCGGTTACGCGCCTCACCACCACTCCAAGTTCACGGTGGACGAACGCGCTCTGGAACACGGCGTCTTGCTGTACGTCGGTGCGGCGCGGCGACTGACGCAGGCTGGTTAG